ACAGCTGGCAACACTGGCTATCCCTGCCCCTGGCTCTGCTCTACCTCTTAGCTCTCAGCTCCAACATCTTTATCCTGATCATCATCAGTAAGGAGGCAACACTGCACCAGCCCATGTACCATTTCCTAGGCATCCTGGCCGTGGTAGATATGGGCATGGCTACCAACATCATGCCCAAGATTTTGGCGATCTTGTGGTTCAATGCTAAGTCTATCAGTCTCCCTGAGTGCTTTCTGCAAATGTATGTCATACATACATTTATGCTTATGGAATCAGGCATCTTTGTCTGCATGGCTATAGATAGATATGTAGCCATTTGTCAACCACTACGCTATCCATCAATAATCAACGAATCTTTTGTGGTCAAAGCCACTGTGTTCATGACACTCAGAAACAGTCTGTCTTCTATCCCTGTGCCTGTGTTGGCTGCTCAGAGACACTACTGCTCAAAAAACCAAATCAAGCACTCTCTGTGTTCTACTCTTGGAGTCACTAGCCTATCCTGTGATGACAAGAGAATCAACAGTGTCTGTCAGTTACTTCTGGCCTGGACACTCATGGGAAGTGACTTGAGTTTGATTATTATATCCTATGTTCTAATTCTTCACTCTGTGCTGAAACTGAACTCAGCAGAAGCTGCATCCAAGGCCTTAAGTACTCACACTTCCCACCTTATCCTAATCCTTTTTTTCTATACAATTCTAATTGTCCTTTCTGTCACCCATGGTGCAACAAAGACAGTTTCCCTCATCCCACTTCTCCTCAGTGTACTTGAAAATGtcattcctcctgccctcaaccccaTGGTCTATGCACTCAAGAACAAGGACCTGAGACATGGCCTATATAAGTTCCTTAAGCTGAGAGGATGCTCACCTTTGTAATATCCCCACATATGTATCCATTATATCCTCCTAGGGTTGTAGATGCAAGAAGAACTAAGAAACATTGACATTTTTTGGTTGATTTAAGTAGTCTATTGCAACTAATGATGCTTCAAAAAAAGCAGTAAAACTAATATTCGGAAccatatttttcaagaaatttctTTGTTATCCAAAATGATGATTCTCTCAAAAATCCAAAGGAAAGATAAgcagagtaaatattttattttcttacctaGTTGCCCTGGCTAAAACTTCCAGACGATGTGGTTAAATCATATATCTgccattctattctttttaattagaGCCTTTAAACCATGTACATTTCATATAATTACTGATAAGGTAGCACTTCCTCCTACCATTTGTCTATTGGATTTATGATGtgtcattatatttttttaaaagatcaagaaCTTGAAACGACATTTCTCTTAAGATGTACGATTGCCAACAAGCACGTGAAAAGTGCTCAGTATATGCACTCAAGAACAAGGAGGTCAGTCAGGGCTTATATAAGTTTCTTAAGCTAGACA
This genomic window from Bubalus bubalis isolate 160015118507 breed Murrah chromosome 16, NDDB_SH_1, whole genome shotgun sequence contains:
- the LOC102395504 gene encoding putative olfactory receptor 56B2, whose product is MFQDLRDSNSSKFQVPKFILLGFPGIHSWQHWLSLPLALLYLLALSSNIFILIIISKEATLHQPMYHFLGILAVVDMGMATNIMPKILAILWFNAKSISLPECFLQMYVIHTFMLMESGIFVCMAIDRYVAICQPLRYPSIINESFVVKATVFMTLRNSLSSIPVPVLAAQRHYCSKNQIKHSLCSTLGVTSLSCDDKRINSVCQLLLAWTLMGSDLSLIIISYVLILHSVLKLNSAEAASKALSTHTSHLILILFFYTILIVLSVTHGATKTVSLIPLLLSVLENVIPPALNPMVYALKNKDLRHGLYKFLKLRGCSPL